The sequence ATCCTCATTGGCACTATCACCATCATCCAACTTTCCCAATAACCATTCATTACTATCATCTATTTCTGACAAAGAAATAGGATCAATCATATCTCGCATGACATATCTCCGCCTCAATGCTCTATTATATTTGATATATATCAAATCATTCAATCGTTGCTGAGAAAATCTATTTCTTTTTTTCGAATGTATCTGCCAAAGAATTAGAATTAAGAAGTTACACTTCATACTCCATAATCTGAAATTTAGTatgtattaaattaaataataaaaaacacttGAAACTTACATGTTCAAATACACTCTAATTACGTTCGCAGCCTGAAGAAGAGCATGTAAGATACAAAATCTTCATTGCAAATGCTTTCAACTCAGGTGTTGATGCACCATAAGAGGACCACCAATCAGCTTTAAAAGCGAGCGCCTCGGTCGCTTAAGCGCAAAGCGATGCGAGGCGCTCAGGATGCGCTTCAGAGAACTCTGAAGCGCAGCAGATCTTCGAGGCGGTCGCTTTATTGCGCCTCGCTTTGAGGCGCAAAGCGATCGCTTCTGCGCTTCTTAGAAGCCAggcagattttgattttttttttttaaacaaggcTTAAAGTCACACATTGAAAGTGcacttttaagttttttaagcccaaataacttatataatattaatagaTCTGatattaagcccaataaaaactCACGGCCCTCACACTGCATCTCTCTGCCTCACGCTCTGCTCCTCTACTCCTCTGCCTCGCCGAGCCTCTGCCTCGCCGCTGTGCCTGCCTCGCCGGTCGCCGCCGCACCGCCCTGCCGCTCCCCACCTTGTTTACTTAGCACTTCCCTTCTCTTTGTTGCCCAAATAGGTAAATcctaattttatgaatttttgtaaattatattcaaatgtgtttttttttaaaatttaattagcAATATgtgattgttatttattttttcagttGTTATAACAATGTCACAATCAAACCCAACACTTCCATCGAATCGAAAGGATATTGCTTGGAATTATGCAACTCTTCCGGATCCTAAAAATCCAAATAATgtgtgttgttgtttttgtgataaaGTAACAATTGGTGGAATTTATCGGCATAAATTACATTTAGTTGGGGGCAATAGAAATGTGAAAGAGTGTTCGAAATGTCCGGAGCATGTTAAAGAAGAAATCAAAGAGTTCattaaaaaaaagagaaatttGAAGAATCAAATGAATGATATTCCTCATTTAGATGACATTGTTGATTtggaagatgatgaagatgaagatgatcttcAAACTAAACGGAAAGGTAAACGACCAATATCCGGTTCAAGTGGGCTTGGGCCTACGGTGCAAGGTAAAAAAAGTAAACAAGCAGGGCCTATTGACCTTTATTTTGCGAAAGATATAGAAGAAATTGTCAGACAAAGGCGTACGAAAAATAAAGGCCAATATGatgagaataaaaaaaaattaagagaaGATGCGATTCAAAAATTTGCTACGTGGATGTATGATGCCGGAATTCCTTTTAATGCTGTTAAATATGATTCTCTGCAGCCTTGAATTGATGCTATTGGGACTTTTGGAGTGGGAATGAAACCTCCATCATATCATGAAGTAAGAGTTAAGTATTTGAAGAAGGAGTTGACAAATACAAACTTGTGTCTCAAATCCCATGAAGAAGATCATGCTAAGTATGGGTGTACAATCATGGCAGATGGGTGGACGGATAAAAAGGGCAGAAGTCTGATAAATTTTTTGGTTAATGGTCCTAAAGGAACCGTATTTGTTGAATTAGTGGATGCTTCAAGTTATTCTCACACTGCTGACAAAATGTATGAGTTACTTAAGTTATTTGTGAATCGAATTGGTGAAAAGAATGTGGTACAGATTGTGACAGATAATGCAAGCTACAATGTCAAAGCaggtaatattttaaattgtaaATTCAtgtttaattctgaattttttaaaatttttgagtgACATTACTTTATTTCATATTCAGGTCGTCTTTTGGAAAACAATTTTCCACACTTGTATTGGACTCCATGTGCAGCACATTGCATAGATTTGATGCTTGaggaaatattcaaaattcctCGTCTCAAAAGTTTGCATGAAAGGGCATTGATGGTAAATGGTTATATTTACAATAGACCACAGTTATTGAGCATGATGAGGGAGTTTACCGGACAGAGAGACATGATAAGAACTGCAAAGACTCGCTTTGCAACCGCTTTTTTGACTTTAAAGCGGTTTCAAGTACATCAAGCAAATATGAGAAAGATGTTTACATCTGAAAAGTGGGCAACAGGTCGATATTCTAAAGAGGCGGCTGGGAAACGTGTTGCAGAAGTGATGATGATGCCTTCTTTTTGGAAATTTGCAGTTTTTGCATTGAAAGTTGGCGGTCCATTGGTGAAAGTATTGAGGCTGGTAGACGGTGAAAAAAGGTCCCCTATGGGTTACATCTATGAGGCAATGGACAGAGCCAAAGAAGCTATCGCTGCATCATTTAATATGAACGAAGAGAAATATCGTGGTGTTTTTGAAATCATTAACAGAAGATGGAACGTTCAACTCCATCATCCTTTGCATGCCGCTGGATATTTCTTGAATCCCGAGTTTTTTTACACAAATCCTTACATAGAAAATGATGCAGAAGTGTTGGAGGGTTTGTACAAATGCATAGCTAGATTGGTGAGAGGTGAAGATTTGCAAGATAAGATCACAAATCAATTGGAGAAATACAAAAATGCAGAAGGACTTTTTGGTTTACCTATGGCTATCAGACAAAGAGCTTCAAAATCACCAGGTAATAATATTTAGTGCAATCTCAATTTACATTCTCAAGCATTACAAAGTCACAAACTTTGGGAGGtaagaaatttaatttttgtgttTCAACTTTAAAGCTGATTGGTGGTCCTCTTATGGTGCATCAACACCTGAGTTGAAAGCATTTGCAATGAAGATTTTGTATCTTACATGCTCTTCTTCAGGCTGCGAACGTAATTGGAGTGTATTTGAACAT comes from Henckelia pumila isolate YLH828 chromosome 4, ASM3356847v2, whole genome shotgun sequence and encodes:
- the LOC140861379 gene encoding uncharacterized protein, yielding MADGWTDKKGRSLINFLVNGPKGTVFVELVDASSYSHTADKMYELLKLFVNRIGEKNVVQIVTDNASYNVKAGRLLENNFPHLYWTPCAAHCIDLMLEEIFKIPRLKSLHERALMVNGYIYNRPQLLSMMREFTGQRDMIRTAKTRFATAFLTLKRFQVHQANMRKMFTSEKWATGRYSKEAAGKRVAEVMMMPSFWKFAVFALKVGGPLVKVLRLVDGEKRSPMGYIYEAMDRAKEAIAASFNMNEEKYRGVFEIINRRWNVQLHHPLHAAGYFLNPEFFYTNPYIENDAEVLEGLYKCIARLVRGEDLQDKITNQLEKYKNAEGLFGLPMAIRQRASKSPADWWSSYGASTPELKAFAMKILYLTCSSSGCERNWSVFEHIHSKKRNRLSQQRLNDLVYIKYNRALRRRYVMRDMIDPISLSEIDDSNEWLLGKLDDGDSANEDNDFVFEDDALRWSDVAQAAGVGESAYGFRSRNASSSKRASSSSISAKIKQSLARTRLVEEEELNIDHETEEEEDTNGYKSSDGAEDVDLENEDDDSYDI